A DNA window from Calliphora vicina chromosome 1, idCalVici1.1, whole genome shotgun sequence contains the following coding sequences:
- the Dph5 gene encoding diphthine methyl ester synthase, protein MFYLIGLGLGDPKDITVKGLEIVKQCTRVYLEMYTSILGCPKEELEAFYGRPILLADRDLVEQGADEILAGAGEEDVALLVVGDPFGATTHTDFILRAKEKKIPYKVIHNASIMNAIGCCGLQLYKFGETVSIPYWDETWKPDSFYDKIKLNRLHNMHTLCLLDIKVKEPTLESLMRGRKEFMPPRFMTVAEAAQQLLSIVEKKDALERNTILNEQSLCVGLARVGHDNQRIVVSTLRDMGSTDMGGPLHSIVIPAKEMHPLEVEFLQQFANLRLEDYNH, encoded by the exons atgttttatttaattggtTTGGGTTTAGGAGATCCCAAGGACATTACAGTGAAAGGCcttgaaattgtaaaacaatgtacaagagtatatttagaaatgTATACCTCCATATTGGGGTGCCCAAAAGAAGAGTTG GAAGCCTTTTATGGTCGTCCTATACTATTGGCAGATCGTGACCTTGTTGAACAAGGTGCTGATGAAATTTTAGCTGGTGCCGGCGAAGAGGATGTTGCATTGTTAGTTGTGGGCGACCCGTTTGGCGCCACCACGCATactgattttattttaagagccaaagaaaagaaaattccCTATAAAGTGATACATAATGCCTCCATAATGAATGCCATCGGTTGCTGTGGCCTTCAATTGTACAAATTCGGCGAAACTGTATCCATCCCATATTGGGATGAGACCTGGAAACCCGATAGTTTTTACGACAAAATCAAGCTCAATCGACTGCATAACATGCACACTCTGTGTCTGCTGGACATCAAGGTAAAGGAACCAACACTGGAGTCATTAATGCGGGGGCGAAAGGAATTTATGCCTCCTCGCTTTATGACCGTGGCCGAAGCAGCCCAACAATTGTTGTCCATAGTTGAGAAAAAAGATGCTTTGGAACGCAATACCATTTTGAATGAACAATCTTTGTGCGTGGGTCTGGCCCGTGTGGGACATGACAATCAACGCATCGTGGTAAGTACGTTGCGGGATATGGGTTCTACGGATATGGGAGGACCTCTGCATTCGATTGTTATACCTGCCAAAGAAATGCATCCATTAGAGGTTGAATTTCTACAACAATTTGCAAATTTAAGATTAGAGGACTACAATCATTAG
- the CSN6 gene encoding COP9 signalosome complex subunit 6: MEQMDVDLDVKPGSSTDIINTSDGVSKSKMNAAAGIIGPNVMADASTVPSVTISLHPLVIMNISEHWTRIRAQAGETCQVYGALIGKQKGRNIEVMNSFELKTDIVGDDVFINQDYYMTKELQYKQVFSELDFIGWYTTGETPTGKDLAIHKQISDINECPIMLQLNPLSRNVDQLPLKLYESVIDIVGSEATMLFVPLTYTLATEEAERIGVDHVARMSTNDTGEKSYVAEHLVAQESAIKMLNTRIKIVLKYIKDVEAGKLAANQEILREIYALSHRLPVMQGGAFQEEFYTQCNDVGLISYLGSMTKGCNDMNHFVNKFNVLYDRQGSGRRMRGLYF; the protein is encoded by the exons aTGGAACAAATGGATGTAGATTTGGATGTGAAGCCTGGGTCGTCTACGGACATCATTAATACCAGTGATGGCGTATCAAAATCTAAAATGAATGCAGCCGCCGGGATCATTGGACCAAATGTAATGGCCGATGCAAGCACAGTGCCATCGGTCACAATTTCATTACATCCATTGGTTATTATGAATATATCGGAACACTGGACACGTATACGAGCTCAAGCGGGTGAGACATGCCAGGTGTATGGAGCATTGATTGGCAAACAAAAAGGCCGCAATATAGAAGTGATGAATTCATTCGAATTGAAAACCGATATAGTTGGTGATGATGTATTTATCAATCAGGATTATTATATGACCAAAGAGCTCCAGTATAAACAG GTTTTCAGTGAATTGGACTTCATTGGTTGGTATACCACTGGCGAGACACCCACCGGCAAAGATTTGGCCATACACAAACAAATATCCGACATCAACGAATGCCCCATAATGTTGCAATTGAATCCCTTGTCACGCAATGTAGATCAACTTCCGCTGAAGCTTTATGAATCTGTTATTGACATTGTAGGCAGTGAGGCCACCATGCTTTTTGTGCCCCTCACCTATACCCTGGCCACAGAGGAAGCTGAGCGCATTGGTGTTGATCATGTTGCTCGCATGTCTACTAATGATACCGGAGAAAAATCGTATGTGGCCGAACATTTAGTGGCACAGGAGAGTgccattaaaatgttaaatactcGTATTAAGATTGTCTTGAAATACATCAAAGATGTGGAGGCTGGTAAATTGGCAGCCAATCAAGAAATTTTACGTGAAATTTATGCATTGAGTCATCGCCTACCCGTAATGCAAGGTGGTGCCTTCCAGGAGGAGTTCTATACTCAATGTAATGATGTTGGTCTGATAAGTTATTTGGGTTCGATGACAAAGGGTTGCAATGATATGaatcattttgttaataaatttaatgtgCTCTATGATCGCCAAGGTTCTGGTAGGCGCATGAGGGGACTTTATTTTTAG